A DNA window from Theobroma cacao cultivar B97-61/B2 chromosome 5, Criollo_cocoa_genome_V2, whole genome shotgun sequence contains the following coding sequences:
- the LOC18598715 gene encoding 50S ribosomal protein 5, chloroplastic, with the protein MALLSFNPLPCLSSSPVSSCATSLPIAVSPISWVRPKAVDHPPSKCPIRTQVVPNKKRLLMTVKASAASTGGEPQPPSESKKEALPVEQLPLESESKAQQMMEQKMRMKLAKKIRLRRKRLLRKRKMRKKGRWPPSKMKKLKNV; encoded by the exons ATGGCTCTCCTCAGCTTTAATCCGCTTCCATGTCTATCTTCTTCTCCAGTTTCTTCCTGCGCAACATCCTTGCCCATCGCTGTTTCACCAA TTTCCTGGGTGCGGCCAAAAGCAGTTGATCATCCTCCCTCGAAATGTCCAATTCGTACACAGGTTGTCCCCAACAAGAAAAGATTGTTGATGACAGTAAAAGCGTCTGCTGCAAGCACCGGTGGCGAGCCTCAGCCTCCCTCGGAAAGCAAGAAGGAAGCTTTGCCAGTGGAACAGCTGCCGTTAGAGTCAGAGTCCAAGGCGCAGCAGATGATGGAGCAGAAGATGAGGATGAAGCTGGCCAAGAAAATAAGGCTTCGTAGAAAGCGGCTTCTTCGCAAGAGGAAGATGAGGAAGAAGGGGCGATGGCCACCTTCtaagatgaaaaaattaaagaatgtATGA